Sequence from the Trueperaceae bacterium genome:
CGGCGTCCTGGTGGTAGAAAACGCCAGACCCGATTTTACCACCCCTGTTAAGCTGCCGCCATGTCGCGCGCGTTATCAGTCGGCCAACTGGCAGTCGTGGGAAGCGGCGCCTGGGGCACCGTCATCGCCATCCTCCTCGCGCGTAACGGTCACTCGGTAGCGCTCTGGTCGCGCCGTGAGGAGCAGGCCAGAGAGATCGAGCGACGTCGTGAGAACGTGCAACGCTTGCCGGGCGTGACCTTGCCGGGACGGGTGCGGGTCACGTCAGACCTCGCCGAATGCTGCGAGGGAGCCGCCGCCGCTTTCGTGGCGGTGCCGAGTTCGGGCCTGCAGGAGGTCGTAGAGCGCCTGCCCGAGTTGCCGGCCCTCGTTTCCTGCAGCAAGGGCTTCGCCGGACAGGACATCACCCGGCTGAGCCAACTGCTGGAGCGGGCCCAACCCCATGCGCATGTAGCCGTGCTGACGGGGCCCAACCTTGCCCCGGAGATCGCCGCCGGTCTCCCTGCCGCTGCGGTCGCAGCTTCAACCTCGGCATCCCTGGGCCAGATGGTCCAGGCTTGGCTCCAGTCACCTTCCTTCCGCATCTACACCAGTCCTGATCCGAT
This genomic interval carries:
- a CDS encoding NAD(P)H-dependent glycerol-3-phosphate dehydrogenase, encoding MSRALSVGQLAVVGSGAWGTVIAILLARNGHSVALWSRREEQAREIERRRENVQRLPGVTLPGRVRVTSDLAECCEGAAAAFVAVPSSGLQEVVERLPELPALVSCSKGFAGQDITRLSQLLERAQPHAHVAVLTGPNLAPEIAAGLPAAAVAASTSASLGQMVQAWLQSPSFRIYTSPDPIGAEVGGALKNVIALAAGMSDGLRLGDNAKASIVTRGLAEIVRLGNELGARRETLYGLAGLGDMIATCSSRGSRNHRVGEMIARGADVEELRSSGLTAEGIPTVRAVHAYAVERGVSLPIASEVYRVAFEGKDPSRAISDLMTRASGSEW